In the Daphnia pulicaria isolate SC F1-1A chromosome 2, SC_F0-13Bv2, whole genome shotgun sequence genome, one interval contains:
- the LOC124327702 gene encoding methyltransferase N6AMT1-like encodes MLDALESEIHFIKSLKPTICLEIGSGSGIVLTGLAKCLGSCCAYYFNIDINPRAAQLRLERVDFVEEQSCHVIPQVMSPSGVFYLLIVKENDEEDILNVMKSFSWRSSVIIERKAGREFLKVLKFECVKMQTSVND; translated from the exons ATGCTTGATGCACTTGAATCTGAAATTCACTTTATCAAATCCCTCAAACCCACCATCTGTCTTGAAATAGGTTCAGGATCAGGAATTGTGTTAACTGGCTTAGCCAAGTGTCTTGGTTCTTGCTGTGCTTATTATTTCAATATTGATATAAATCCACGTGCTGCCCAA CTCCGTCTTGAGCGGGTGGATTTCGTGGAAGAACAGTCATGTCATGTCATTCCACAAGTTATGTCTCCTAGTGGTGTGTTCTATTTGTTAATTGTAAAAGAGAATGACGAAGAAGATATTTTAAATGTCATGAAGTCATTTAGCTGGCGTAGCTCAGTCATAATAGAACGTAAAGCCGGgcgtgaatttttgaaagtACTTAAATTTGAATGTGTAAAAATGCAAACATCTGTCAACGATTAA